GACAAAgaacaaagattttttattttttattttttttgaacccagttttttgtggtgctataatacattatttaaaactcaattttaaaatttgagacaattttgactttgtttgatatatttccctaatttatttcctTTCCTTgattttttcgaatatttcaaatttgaactacaggtggatagaataatgcaatttagtgattcgaaaaatgttattcatggtatttggtgtatgttgagtccctatacACGAACTcacatcaaatttcgggcatcttcttcacgtaacatgacgaggaacttgtcgaaaaactatttttaaattatataaaatccatacgaagttcaaaaatcacgaaacttgtcgaggtgtcatgttatctcatgtgtaggctgtggtaaaaaattgagaaggtttcgagcaagtgggGACATCGGAtgtctaaaacccagacatctccacatgtgatcacatgtggagatgtctgggtttcaggcatccgacgtcgcaactcgctcgaaaccttctcaattttttaccacagcctacacatgcgataacatgacatctcgccaagtttcgtgattttcggacttcgtatggattttatataatttaaaaacacttttccggcaagttggtcgtcatgttacgtgaagaagatgcgcgaaatttgatgcgagtttgTGGATatggactcaacatgcaccaattaacatgaataacatttttcgaaacactacattgcaatattccatgcacctgcatctcaaatttgacatattcgaaaaaaatcaaagaatcgaaataaattaaggaaagatacaaaaaaagtcaaaattggttcaaattttaaaattgagttcaaaacaatgtattgtagcaccacaaaaaaactgggctaaaaaaaccaaaaaaaaatctttgccgaggacctggtctagggccctcggcaaagactttttaaaaaaaattgccaaaaaaaaacctttgccgagggcctaacgggtggccctcgacaaagcttgacgggaatggccgccgtgacccaacgggcctaatttgccgagggcatctttgccgagggccgcggccctcggcaaagatttgatttgccgtgggcctgtctttgccgagggtcggaccctcggcaaaggcctctttgccgagggctgttctttgccgaggactcctgtggctggccctcggcaaagagtgtctttgccgagtgctcgagatttggccctcggcaaatcctcaggccctcggcaaagcacgcaTTTCCAGTAGTGACTAGAGACTGACGTGATTGTTTTTCTCACAATCGCAAAGTTCTCGATGGGGCATCCCGTAGGGAAAAACGACGTCAGTCTCGCATCAATGTCGAAAGACCTTTCTTCATTGTTATTAGTCAGTAGATGAACTTCACATTATTCTTTTATGATGAAAAAAAAGAACTTCACCTTTTTAAGTGCATAGAAACGATAACATATATCCTAAAATATTTCGACCCTACACGAAAGCTCCATACGTCTAACACAAGATCATGATCCTAGATCCGACGTAGCAATTGATATGAATTATTACATTTTAAATGATTTAAAGTTAAGGTGGAATGAGAATAATATGAATAAGTCCTCCACGGGTAAGAGCAGCTACAATGTTTGTGTTTTAGGTGGTGCTATTATTGATTTCAAAGGTTGCTTCACGTTGGAGCTTGGGTGCTAGGAAGCACCATTTTAGATGGGGGTGCTTGCTTTTGCACTTGATATTATAAACATAATAGTATTTTCTGTGGCCATTGAAAACACAAGCGTTCAACAAGTAGCAACTATAAATATGCATACAACTCTAAACACAATCAATCAAAATTAGAACCAGTTGATTTGTTGACTTAAGACTACTAAAAATGGTACATTTTTGTCAAAGTCTTCTCTGTCGAGCTTTGGGTCATGTAAAGGCTTTTCTAACATTGTTTCTTTGATAGAGAACATCTCATGTGTTACCATAACGCATGCGCCTCTTTCTATCTCTAGCTCtatatttgtatttgtatttgtatcTATATTTGTATCTGTATTTATATCTGTaattatatctatatctatatccgtatctatatctatatttatatagCACGTGCGCGCTGATGAAAATGTTCAtatacacacatgcatacatagtcgtcgTCACTCCTATGAAAACGCTCACGCCATCCACCCCTATGTAGGGACGGATCCAGCGGTGGGGTGGGCGGGcggggctctagcccccctacGGCCGCCGGACCCATGGAGCCCCCCTAGAAATTTTTGCCATGGATGGACCTTGAAGAGAGACTGAAGTTGTCTTGAGGTTAAAGAAGCCCCCCTAGACTAAATCCTAGATCCGTCCCTGTCCCTATAAGCACTTAAGAGGGACTAACCTAGCAAAGAGTGGAATAAAACCAAAAGAATGTGAGTAGCCGTGCCAAGTCAATGATTTAAACCTGGGTACATTTGTACGTTAAATCATGCACATAATTTGACAAATTATGAGTCATATAAATTTGACCTTTTTCAACCTAATAATAGGCCCTATAAAAAGAATCAGAGGGAGTAGAGCAGGGGTTGAGCCCGACCTATTTGTCAATGGCCAACCGATCCCCAATCAAATCCGTAGATTCGTTAATACTCCTTCTGATCTAAGGCGTAGTCTGACATAGTACGGTCTCCAAAATTACATTGTGACCATTAAGTTATTATCATATTATTTATGGTTataaaattatagagaaaattatTCCTTGGACCTAAAAAAAGTTGTACTTACTTCCTTGGCCCTTTCTGTTTTGAATGACCATTaagttattattatattatttatggttataaaattatagagaaaattatTCCTTGGGCCTAAAAAAATTGTACTCACTTCCTTGGCCCTTTCTGTATTGAACTCCCCTATTTAGCCCCAAAACGAAATTCGTTTTCTTTCTAAGCCCTTCCGTTAATCCGTTAGGTTATACCGTGAACCAGCTTTTCGGAGCAACGCAAAAAGACCTAAATGCGACCTTTCGTAGCATTTCACTTCATCGACGCATACGAGGAGAAAGGCGACAACGGTGCCCGGACGGGCTAGCGCGGTCATCGCCGACTGCTGCGACTGGGAGTACTACGGTGATCCTGCTATCATCCAGGCACTTGCTTTCTAGTCTCCACAGGTTAAGATCGCCGGAGGCCGCCAAGGACTTTCCTGATTCCAGGCACGTAGGTGCTGTATATCCATCCATGCATCGTCTCTTTCCAGAGATCTCTAGAGCCGGATTTCTTTTGGGGAATTCTTGTAAAAATAAATCCATGCTGGGAAATTCTTGATAGTAGATAGTTTGAAAGGCCTGTACAATGAGGTGATTGTACTTTGCCTTTAGCACCAGGGGTAAAATGGTAATCGTACAAGTTAACATTAACATTGCTAGAGCCTCAAACTAACTGAAGGGCCACGAAAGGAACCGAATTTCGTTTTGAGGCTAAATAGGGAAGTTTAAAACATAAAGAGCCAAGAAAGTAAGCACAACCATTTTTTAGGGCCAAGGAAGTAATTTTCTCAAAATCATAAGTATTGGATAGCATATTATTACAAATCTAATAGTATTAAGTTTATATTAAAATAGTTAAAAaaattattggtcaaagtttATAAAGTTTGACTTTGGCCTATGTGAAATGCCTTGCAAATTGGACCGGAGGGAGTATTGTTTGATTCAAAAGGCTCACCCTACCTGTAGTGGAGAAGATCCGTTGACTTTATTGCCTAGTTTTGCCGGATAGATAATATCATTGTTGATATCTCAATATCTTTGTTAGGTGCGACATTAGCATGGCTTCTAAAATGTTCCCACTTTATTCACCAAAGGCTGCTGGCCTCTCCTTACCTATTTGTCATGACGATATCGATGAGAATGATCGAATGAGTGCTAGAAGCGCCCCTAGAGGGCACCACCAACCGGGGCAGCACCTGCTGTTGGCCCTAGGCTAAAAGGGCTAGTCGAAGCTGTGCTCTCTGGCCAACAGACTTCCAGGCAGCTTGGCTTTTTTACTCATCTACCACCCCATCACATCCCTTTCAGATCTATCCACTGCTCTACTTTTTTCCCCATGGACCACACTCCCAACACACATGTGATAGTAGCTTCATTCTTTTGACTAACGAGACCACTACATCTTCTGCCGGCCACTCTGCGTGCCTGCGAGGCTATTAGTCTACTTGACATGGATGTTTGGCGTCAGCGTGGAGCTTGGGGCAGTACGCCACGTCCCTGCGTTGGGGAAGCCTTAAGGTCGAAAGGACTTTGGCTTTCAGATAGCAGATAGCAGATAGCTCGCTTTTGGCAATTATTTGATCTCGTGGGTCCCTTGTGTTCTTGTTCGTTGTAGCAAGTGAATTCTGCATGTAGTTGAATTTGGAAGAATTTGTTGTTGCGGTTGGCTTGACAGATATTGTTGACTGGATGTTGGCGTGGTGCTTTGTTACATATAGGAATATAGGACCAGCTGACAGTTTTCATAAACCGAATCTGAACTACTTGTAGTGTCACTTTGTCAACCTGCCCGTTTCATTTTTGGTGGGAAAGATGGTAGCTTTTGAGATCTGGTATTATGTACCATTCTAGCTATGTTGTTCGTGCCACTACTGCTAATATAAGGTTCCAGCCGAGTGAGGAGGGTGCAGAGGAGGACACCAGCATCTTTGCTTCCGTGACCCTTGCGCGGAGCCGAAAGAAGCCATAATTTATGGCTATGGTATTTGGTATGGCTCCTATACTAAACACTCACGCTTTTGCATGCATTAACCATTAGGTGAAAGAACAAATCGTCAATGATCAAGAGGCAGTCCAACCACGCTGATCATTGGAGATAAATCATGCTTTTCTTTTCTTGATATATGGTGTAACTTCTATATATGATAACTAGCTCACTAGCTGGTTTAGCTATGAAAACTATAGATTAATCTTCAGACATGGACCACGGGATTTTAGTTGTCTATATGCATTTTTTTCCAAGAGTTTACATATTGCATCTACTATGATTCATATAATGTCTTCCAACAACGTGCGGGTAGAAATAAATCCCTATGCTATTGTTTAAATCTCGTAATGATTTGGGCTAGAACCGGTTCCATGGTCTAGTTTTTCTACTGGGCCAATTTGGTTTGGGTGAAAACCGATTGAGCAGGCTGGTTTTCAAGAGTTTACATGTTTATTTTCTTTTTGAGATAGTGTGGTTTCTTTTTCATTTCCATATTATTTGTTCATTCGATGCAAGTCCACCGCTCCCTTTTGGCCCTGTTTGATCACCAGTTTCCGATTCATAATTAAAAACCAGTTTTCTAAAATCTGGATTTTGAGCGAAAACTGGTAGGGTGTTTGGATCCTTTAGTTTTTAAGAATTTGATTTCATTTATTGCTCTATGGGTCACAAAAAACTGACAAAAGCTGGTAATCAACAGCTTTCTGATTTTAAAGAATCTGGCAAAAACTGGCTCGTTTGGATCCCACCTAGTTTTAAAAACCAGATGCTTAAAAACTAGCAAAAACTGGAGACATCCATGGCCTTTCTATCACATTGACACACCAACAACAGCTGATTGAACAAATCGTCGTGCATAAATTTAGTCACAGTAGACTGCAAGAGTGAAACCGTGGGTTGCAAATGGTTCCGAATGGATTTAACTCATAGAGAAGCCACACGTTTAGCGTGCTGCAAATGGTTTCTAATGGATTTAACCCGTAGAGAAGCCACAGGTTTAGGCCCTGTTTGATCTCTATAGATAATACTTATCTCTTTTGGATCAAAATATGTGCGGCTAATAaaatagctaattgttagctggaCCTCTCTATATAATAACTATCTCACTAGTTGGACGAAATCAGATAATAGCAGCTCATATATTATCTTACTAGCATTTTTTATTAGCTATGCATCCAAACACCCTTCAACTAATATGTAGTTAGTAGTTAACTAGCTAATATTAGATATGAGCTATTAGCCAGCTAACTATTAGCAGTTAATGAATCATACAGAACCTTAtatgccccgttcgcttgtcttataattcgtatttttcagcttgtttttttagctgaaacattatttttttctcacaacaaattagccagaacaatgtttcggcttttttttttttcagaaaaacgaacagggccattgtGGTGTGAGGTGAAAGAAcgcaacagtttttttttttttagaaaaagaacGCCACAGTTTAGGCTGGTTCGGTTTACGCAGACGATTGAAATGGACCGAGGTGGGTCAAACCTTTGCATGTTGCACGTAATTTTGGGTGGGTTTGGCTTGGATTCCGGACCATTTGCAGGAATACCAGTGCCGTTGGCCCACGACGTGCGTCGGCCTGGAGCCTGCGTTAGAAACTCAGATCGGCCTCCTCAGTCTGGTTGTTTAGTTGGGCGAAGGCCCATCTAAACTTCGTCACAACCAACACCGTAACCTCTTTtagactcaaaaaaaaaaaaaatctgtaacctcttttttttttttggaaaaccaACACCGTAACCTCAAGCCGTGTGCCCGGTCAAATATCAGCCTTAACCGACAGGTAGGACCCATGACACGGGGCCCACTTGGTTGCTTATTGAAAGCCACACGCCAACCCAACGCTATTACGCGACGATTAGCCAAACAAATCAATCATCCTCTACTTCATGTAGGCCGCGGGATTCCGAGTCCCAATCCGGCGTCGCCACCGTCGCCTCGCCGGCTACAGGTCCGGTCCCCGCGATGGAGCCCTCGtcaacctcctcctcctcgccggctGTGGCGCGCCGGTTGTCGCCGGAGGTAAGGAGGGTGCGGAAGCGGGCGCTGGAGGAGGTGCTGGAGCAGGTCCAGCGGGCGGTTGAGATGCTGCGCGACGCCGACGCTGATCTCGGCGTCTCTCTCTCGGAGGACACCGCAGCAGCCCCGCCGGAGGGCGAGGACCGCAGGGGcgatgtcggtgtcgatggagatGACGTGGCGACGTCGTCGGTTGCGAGTGACTCCGATTACGAGACGGCCCAGGTGAGCAGGAGGCGTCTTGATCCCTCACGAGTTCTTCTGGGGACGTCTAGGGTGCCGGGAACTAGGATTTGGATTTCCGAAGTATAAGTCGTTGCAGCAGGTGTAAATGAATTGGTAAAGTGCGTAATTCAACTGAATTAGCTACAATTTAAGTTTGGACACTACATAAATATCTGAGGACCTGCGGTGGATGCGTAGTTCGAAATTACTTCAGTACTGTAAATATGTAATCACACTGTTTCTGTGCTGTGGTGAGACTAAATCTGTCGTTAGTAGCTTGTTGGGAGCTATTGTCCACCTTTGGTATCTGTTGTCAGTAGAAAGTATTTGATGCTGATTTATCGTTCGGTTGACTTTGGTGAATACCTTTGGTATCTGCTCTGCCAATGATGTTATTAGTTAGTTTAGTGCCAGGTCCGGGAATAGTGGTACAAATTCAGATATTTGAACGTTCCTGATTGTTGTAAATAAATCTTTGCAAGATGTTGCAAGAACAGTGAACAGTATGTTGTTAGTTTAGGCGAAGTCATGTCTGCAGTATGCCAGTATCCCTAATATGTATTTCCAGCTTCCTATCTGGAAATGTGGGCTGAACAGTCTCATGGTCATGGCCCTTACAGAAATCTCTTTGGAGTGACAAAGTAGAGACAGAATTTTCCACATCGTTTATTATGTTCTGAAGCTGCCCTGCAATTAAAACAACTTGCTTTTACCTAGCAGATGTGTGACCTTCTTAAATCTAAGGTTGGATCGCTCGAGTTCCTTCAAAAGCTCAATGGTATTCAGAAGCCAGTAGATCAGAATGGTGCAGGTAAGCCTCTGCTGGAtgaatatatattactattataaAAAGTACACAAGAGATGATAAAAATGACCGGCTCAAATTACCTTTGGAGTTTCACTCTATTTTTCTTGAAATAGTTACCACTGTACTTTGAAAACTTCTCTGTTCTTTGGCACAGTGGAACCTGATGCATCATGGGATATAATAAAGTCAGTCGATTTGTGGGAAGATGGTGACTCAGATGATGGATATGTTCTTGTTAAGCAGGAGGATGTGGTTGATGGGATTACTTCCTTTATGGCTGCATACTTGTTATCACTTAAAAGGACCGAGGTAGCTATTTTCTTCACTTGATGGGATCATCATGCTGAGGGAGGAGTTTCATGTCTCTGCATTTTGTACGAGATGTGCTTTATATATTTAATGTGTGAATTTCATGTTTGTGCAGGACCTGTCTCCTGATCAACTTCAGAAAGGTTTACTTATTCTCTCTTAAATAAGACGAACGGTGAAATAAATTTTTATTGGATATTCTGATGTTAAACTTTTTGACTGTTCATGTTCCAGCGCTTAGGAAGACGTTTTCAGCTGAAAAGAAGAAAAGTAAAATCCGGAAGGCATGGGATGGAACTAAAGCCATTTATAATGTTGCTTCATGGGGTGCTACTGCTGTTGGGTAAGTTATTATTGCACTAACCTTGGACAGTAATATTTTCGTAAAGCATTATTCTTCCCACAAAATAATGACCAAGTTGAATAGAGATCTGCTAGCTTGGCAACCTAATCTCTATATAGCTACGCTAACTGTTTTAGTACCCTATCATGCAGGGTCTACAATAATCGAGCATTACTTACGGTCGCAACTACAGCATTTCAGACTTCCTGCCGTGTGATATCCAAGTTCCTTTGAATATTGTGTCAACAACTAGGCTATGTTAGAATTGCTTGTGTGTGTTTTTCCATTGTTCAGGTAATATAGCCTGAAACCATTTGTTTAGTCTATTCTAGATGCTGTAAATCTGTGATTGCCAGTGCGATCATGATTTCCCAGTTGAGTTCGACTGCTAGTTTAGCATTTGTGCTATTCCACAACTTCATCAACAGCAGCGCCTCTTAGTCCAAAGCAGCATTTGTATTGCACAACTGTGTAAATATTGCCTTTGTTTGAACAAACTTGTTTTTGTGCCAGAACTTTATTTTGGTCATCCGAAATGATTAGTTTGTACTATTTTCCGTATCAAGCAAAACGAAAATCCTTACATTGACCTGCTCGAGGTCCATATCAGCCGCtggcactttttttttttgaaatgcggATCTTAGATTGACAACGAGGATATTCGGATGGAAGATGCGTGATGCGTTGGAGGC
Above is a genomic segment from Miscanthus floridulus cultivar M001 chromosome 3, ASM1932011v1, whole genome shotgun sequence containing:
- the LOC136542033 gene encoding uncharacterized protein; amino-acid sequence: MEPSSTSSSSPAVARRLSPEVRRVRKRALEEVLEQVQRAVEMLRDADADLGVSLSEDTAAAPPEGEDRRGDVGVDGDDVATSSVASDSDYETAQMCDLLKSKVGSLEFLQKLNGIQKPVDQNGAVEPDASWDIIKSVDLWEDGDSDDGYVLVKQEDVVDGITSFMAAYLLSLKRTEDLSPDQLQKALRKTFSAEKKKSKIRKAWDGTKAIYNVASWGATAVGVYNNRALLTVATTAFQTSCRVISKFL